The DNA segment TGGCCTGATGTACTTTGCTGCTAAGAGTTTTTCCACTTCAGCGGCTATATGTCGATTTTTTTCTAGGCCAAATGCTCTTTTGTTTTGCTTCACCGGTCTCATTTTCGAGTCAACACGGAGGTGATGGAGCGCATATTCCTGAGGTATTCCGGGTAGAGGCTCATCACCCCACGCAAACACGTCCAAATTGCGACCGAGGAAATTTTTCAGCTTCTCTTCCAATTCAAGAGGTAATTCGGTCCCAATTTTCAGTATCTTCTTGGGATCACTTGGAAAGATTTCTATGTGCTTTAGTGTTTCGGTTGCTGTTATTCTTTCTTTGCTCTCGGCTTCCTCATCCACCAAATGTATTCCATTTTCACGTCAAATTTTTCCAGGTTTCGGTGCTCTTTCGTCACTAGAAATTTGTCTTTTATGATTTCCTGATGAACCCCGTAATGTCACCGCATGACATTCTCTAGTTAGACGATGGTCACCAATGGCTTCTCCTACTCCTCCTGGAGTCGAAAACTTCAGCTTCATATGATATGTCGATCCGATGGCTTGGAATATATTGAGACTTGGTCGTCCCAATATCACATTGTACGCAGATGAAGCCTTTACCACAAGGAATTTCACCATTTTAGTAGACTGTTTGGGGTAAGAACCCAAGGAAAGAGGAAGCGTTACTTCTTCTAAAGCTTCAACTATTTCTTCGGAAAATCCGACTAGTGGAGTGTTGACTGGAGTTAATTGTGCATTACTAATACCCAACTTCACGAATGcatcatgaaaaattatgtcgGCTGAACTTCCTGAATCCACTAGAATTTTCTTTACCCAAAAATTGGAGATTGTGGCTCAGATGATTAAAGCATCATTATGTGTACCCCGAGGGTTCTCCAGATCTTTGTCACTGAATGATAATCCATCTTGGATGGTTCCAATTTCATATATCGACAAGGATGTGGGGCTAGATAAATTGCTGGTTCCTTTTGCTGCCCGTAGAAGGGCTATTCTTGCATTGTTTGAGTCGCCACAAGCACGCCCCCCAGGGATTACGGCGATTACCCCTCCCGAGGGCAAATTTTCATCAGCTCGTTCATGCTGTTTCACAGTTTCATCATGGCGTTTTTGATAGTCACATTTTGGTTGTTCGTCCCGACGCCTATCATCTCGCTTTTCACCGCGGGATTTGTCCACAAAATTCCCCAAATGTCCGCGCTTTATGAgtttttcaatttcttctcgCAAAATGAAGCAATCTTCTGTAGTATGACCTTTATCTTTATGAAAATGACAGTACTTGTCCGAACATTGGCGCTTTGGGTTATTTTGCATTGGGCGAGGGGGACGCAACAATCCTTGTTTTTCAGCCACTACCAGTATATCGGTCAGTCATTCATTGAGGGGTGTATTCTAGAGACGGGGGCTCTGTGCTGTTCGCTTCTCGTCTCGCTTTCTAATATCTGATTTATCTTCTTCTCTctttattttattcaagtagtGTGGCTCTATAGATTTTTCAACCCGTATGTATTTCTCAGCTCTTTCCAATAATTCCTCTAAGTTTTTGGGCGGCCTTCCTGCTATTGATTCCTTGAACTTCCGATGGCGCAAGTTTTGTTGCATTATTCCAGCTAACAAATCATGGTTCACGTGTAAGACTTCGTGCACTGCATGAGTAAATCGCCGAACATAGTCCCTCAAACATTCTCCTTCTTTTTGAATGACTGTGAACAAATATGCTGCTGTTTTTGGGTATTtcttgttaattgagaattgctGGATGAAGCAGTCAGTAAGTTGCTCCAAATTGGCAATAGATCCAAAGGGtaacttattgaaccatgtgagTGCTCTTCCTGATAATGTTGTTCGGAAAATTTTACAGTATGCAGCATCTGTGATATCATACAAATCCGCTTTCACGTAGAATTTGTCAATATGGTCTTGGGGGTCACTCgttccatcgaactcaggtaAGCTGGGGATTTTGAATCCCTTTGGTAATGCTTCAGATAATATGTCATCAGTGAAGGGGCTTCGACGTGACGGCAAAATTGCGGACATATTCTCTCCAGTTACATGTGTGCGAGATCCATCCTTCCGAGTTGGATTAGTGATCTTGTTTTCGCCAGAGGTGTCATGAACTGTGTGAACACTTGCTTCACCGTCTTTCTGAGAagtatttttcttggtcccCCCTTGATCTTTATCATTCACTTTAGACTTATCTTTATTTGGGTCTTCATTATTAGGGTCAAGAGATGACGAGCCTTCAGTCTGAGCCTTTTTCTTGGTGCTTTTGCGCTTACGGGTTTCTAGGTACTAAGCAACTGCATCTTTTGCTGCGAGTGCTGCTGTGTTTTCTATTAGCACAGTCAAGTCTTCACGGGTGAGAGTAATACTCGGCGGTGCGTTTCCATTGTTATTATTTCCTTGAGAcatttttgaagtaatatgtGCTCTCAATGACGTAAAGAACAAGTTCCCCCAGACGGCGCCAAGCTaatgtagccaaaaatcacttgtatatgacacgttgcttccgcaaagtccAGAGTATCAACGGATCCTTGTATGTTCCCGGtggagatcttcagtgggttgttcctacgtcacaaaacaaattcagaggagccgggagggttcTCGGCaaaggcactccgacgctcaagtcagttattactcaaggaataataatcaagagtaaagcgttatagtgctaaagaaagtgtgtaccttaataatgaggttacttgagctatttatagatatccGTAGAGTTTCACAGGCTTGAGCCTCCTATGGGCTTTTATAGAATTCAGggtctgcttgaattaaatatatataatatttaaataagcttgggccttaaaaatatttggactggaccttcatgattgggctccatcagagatactcgtttcttgagctatttttggaaaacattatgatgcaaacttggtactaaactactgttttcgactacatgtcattCTCAAatggatggtcaaactgaggttgttaataggacgttaggaactttgttgcgtactataattaaaaagaatttgaagagttgggatgaatgtttgccattttttgagtttgcatataatcgtagtgtgcattctactacaaatttttcatcatttgaaattgtgtatggttttaatcctttaaccccgttggatttgatgtctttacctatgagtgaaagagTTAATTTGGATGGAAAGAAAAAAGACTGAATTTGTGCGAAATTTGCATGAGAAGGTGAAAGCGAACATCGAGAAAAAGAACTTGAAATACACAAAGCAAGCAAACAAAGGTAAAAAGAAGGTTGTGTTTGAACCCGGTGATTGGGTTTGATTGCATCTGAGGAAGGAGCAATTTCCGGAGAAGCGACGTTCTAGGCTGttacctagaggcgatggaccttTCTAAGTCTTGGAGCGGATCAATGACAACGCCTACAAATTATACTTGCCAGGTGATTATAATATAAgtactacttttaatgtttctgatttgtcgttgtttgatgtaggtgatgatcgagATTTGAGgtcaaatccttttcaagaaggggaggatgatgcgatcatggatagcttgTATGTTGATCACGTGGCTAAGGATCTTTtggagatgccaagaggaccaattacgagaggtcgagctaagagATTCAAAGATGCCCTTCAATCGTTGATGATGAATTGTCAAGATGACATTGTAATACTTGAAGATCACTTTGAGGGATGTTACaatattattgaagtccaaataCATCAAGAAAGTGGAAAAAATGtcaaagaaaacacaaaaataagtgACATAGTCAGTGAAGCatgtgcgcccgcgcgtcaTTTCAATTTTGAAGATTTCCAGGCAGAactttatgcgcgcccgcgcctgtctGTCGCACGCCTGCGCTTGTTCCGAGTGTTTTCAAGATTTCCAGACAGaaccttatgcgcgcccgcgccttcactcTCTCTCACACAGTTTGgcgttttgtgtgtgtgcgagactttttgatatttttggcattattttcctattttgagtcttttattcctactagaaaacctttaggagatattattatatctttagatatattttgcgatatattttattattttttagttgtattataaatacaacaaatattCATTATTAAATACAATttaagatttcagatttttatacataaaattctctctagaatttttatt comes from the Henckelia pumila isolate YLH828 chromosome 1, ASM3356847v2, whole genome shotgun sequence genome and includes:
- the LOC140874412 gene encoding uncharacterized protein codes for the protein MSAILPSRRSPFTDDILSEALPKGFKIPSLPEFDGTSDPQDHIDKFYVKADLYDITDAAYCKIFRTTLSGRALTWFNKLPFGSIANLEQLTDCFIQQFSINKKYPKTAAYLFTVIQKEGECLRDYVRRFTHAVHEVLHVNHDLLAGIMQQNLRHRKFKESIAGRPPKNLEELLERAEKYIRVEKSIEPHYLNKIKREEDKSDIRKRDEKRTAQSPRL